In one window of Pseudoalteromonas sp. GCY DNA:
- a CDS encoding efflux RND transporter periplasmic adaptor subunit codes for MDIKLAKTKRMPFKKLALLVIVLLVVGLVFFAKAYTQSASNVVFQEELIVAKVQQGEFELSVKGLGSLALEKRHLVTSSSGGKVVEVFVKPGEMVTQGTLLARLENPSLREALIQKHSQLTKISAQHEAELAELKAKVQEAHTAHYDALLAYKADKIQWQAQKTLIEKGNSTISMLDHQRSEFAMQRSQKQVELQQARVVTQQEVQQAKAKAHLAEQASLRSEIKLLEENIAALDVRSPITGQIQDVLIEVGMQLSNTSSVAEVADPRLLVAKINIAELDAPHVQVGQSATIDTYTSRFNAIVKRVSPKVTNSQVEVELSIEGTLPREARDKLNIEGVIVTSHKPDAVFVAMPANAVANNQASVFVVDEHLATKKTVKFGQRSVNYIEVLEGLNKNQTIIISDMEKYTQDSQVLVR; via the coding sequence ATGGATATAAAACTGGCGAAAACAAAGCGCATGCCGTTTAAGAAGCTCGCATTGCTTGTTATTGTGCTACTTGTGGTCGGTTTGGTGTTTTTTGCCAAAGCATATACCCAAAGTGCATCAAACGTGGTTTTCCAAGAAGAGTTAATCGTTGCTAAAGTTCAACAGGGCGAGTTTGAACTGAGTGTTAAGGGACTTGGCAGTCTTGCATTGGAAAAACGCCATTTGGTTACCAGTAGTAGTGGCGGAAAAGTAGTTGAAGTGTTTGTTAAACCGGGTGAAATGGTCACTCAAGGTACGCTACTTGCTCGGCTTGAAAACCCATCACTGCGCGAAGCGCTCATTCAAAAACATAGCCAACTTACCAAAATTTCAGCACAACATGAGGCCGAACTTGCAGAATTAAAGGCCAAAGTGCAGGAGGCCCACACCGCACATTATGATGCTTTGTTGGCGTATAAAGCCGACAAAATTCAGTGGCAGGCGCAAAAAACCTTAATAGAAAAGGGCAATAGCACTATCTCTATGCTTGATCATCAACGCAGCGAGTTTGCAATGCAGCGTAGTCAAAAGCAAGTGGAGTTACAGCAAGCTAGGGTTGTCACTCAGCAAGAAGTGCAACAGGCTAAAGCCAAAGCGCACCTAGCTGAGCAAGCAAGCCTGCGATCCGAAATTAAGCTACTTGAAGAGAATATCGCAGCGCTTGATGTGCGCTCGCCAATTACTGGACAAATTCAGGATGTGCTGATTGAAGTGGGCATGCAATTGTCTAATACCAGCTCGGTTGCAGAAGTGGCAGATCCGCGTTTGCTGGTTGCTAAGATAAACATCGCAGAACTAGATGCGCCGCATGTACAAGTTGGGCAGTCGGCGACAATCGATACTTACACTTCGCGTTTTAACGCCATCGTAAAACGCGTTTCCCCAAAAGTCACCAATAGCCAAGTCGAAGTAGAGCTGAGCATTGAAGGCACTTTGCCAAGAGAAGCCAGAGATAAACTCAACATTGAAGGGGTTATTGTAACGAGCCATAAGCCCGACGCGGTATTCGTCGCAATGCCAGCCAATGCTGTTGCAAATAATCAAGCGAGCGTGTTTGTTGTTGATGAACATCTCGCCACCAAAAAAACGGTTAAATTTGGTCAGCGTTCGGTAAACTACATCGAAGTGCTTGAAGGACTTAATAAAAATCAAACTATCATTATTTCCGATATGGAAAAGTATACTCAAGATAGCCAAGTGCTAGTGCGTTAA
- a CDS encoding S8 family serine peptidase yields MSTLNKSALTIAVVTALSSSTVAAATYNQYNFENKPSLKSQYPELKDKQTRKSTQNVVTWLVKLHTPSIAEQSLAGINFKNATSSIQQAQQSVEAAIANTSPTLQVVAKTSKLSNAIIVNGEEAEVNKLLHNPLVHSVLPVFDYKLNVADSADYIKATPLVSTGEVTGEGVRVAVLDTGIDYTHQAFGGAGTVEAYEAAASNPADTPAWPQGLVLGGYDFINNDPDPIDAGTNHGTHVSHSVTGIAPNVELFVYSVCAETCPGLAQLLALESAMDPNGDGDISDRVDVVNMSLGGDFGDNRAGAVQELIDKAVMLGTNVVISAGNDGPTPFIVGGPSTTDNALSVGAMEHSVIKGQHILATLMGETTEAGAAGFNPEGFEEFEFSSDTTPLAFVETEKNDRGDATSIACDPFADDVDFTGKAVLVDRGGCNFTQKVLNAQAKGAKLVMIANNVEGGGPTEPGGSAPGIEIPTIGLSYSQGKALKQQLLAGNNVAYNVSATIILKEGMIASFTSRGPSISGRLKPEITAPGVSIMTAHPGLGDGLTPASGTSFSGPITAGAMSMLKEALPNRNGFELKATLMNAANLDVTMEPRSQNPNAALAPISFIGSGLVDVEKAANLPVAAWAEDTMQAALSFGLVSLSETSSITKQVVVKNFSNQEQTYTLAYEQRFADDAERGALSMTFPESITVPAGQTISFDVTATIDPTKLPEWTLTSANMAFLDATRDLTTLELDGALNFMSGDEKALHLVYHVLPKAAANAKVMPVVDDQGARHVLTNTGAATLEPFFAPTVAKDEVDDSERLDIIGASVETTSVPTSVCDTGYMLFTTMVTNQPIIHTYQGGFMADFDLPAEGGTSPDGTYDVTVQNGKQEWFGDFLSGSAISFTHGYGSGSGFITNINFASGNNFVTMSSCADAFGLTAEQVATGVEAKIRFRTEEETWTPIPSNSLDEMFADSFMIKAPAMEVATTEAEGLAMLVDNAGNEVTELAPGESANLTFSDNDFMILSSNGAVPVIVSPSEESTKAPIITADQSFSVEENTAVDTVIGQLEVEYASDFANPVSEFIVIASTSSAITVNSSGQVIVANSEQLDFDAGLEIVELEVVATDTGGNVSEPAKIMVEVTNLMDEESEQPTPDPTPTPTPSKSSSGSLFWLLLAAPLALLRRRK; encoded by the coding sequence ATGTCAACTCTAAATAAGTCAGCACTCACCATCGCTGTAGTGACTGCTTTATCGTCTTCTACAGTTGCTGCTGCGACGTACAATCAATATAACTTTGAAAATAAACCATCTCTAAAAAGTCAATATCCAGAATTAAAGGATAAGCAGACAAGGAAATCTACACAGAACGTTGTAACATGGTTAGTTAAATTACACACACCTTCTATTGCAGAACAAAGCCTTGCTGGTATTAACTTCAAAAATGCAACATCAAGTATTCAGCAAGCTCAACAAAGCGTAGAAGCCGCAATCGCTAACACTAGCCCAACACTGCAAGTTGTCGCTAAAACGTCTAAGCTATCTAATGCAATTATCGTCAATGGCGAAGAAGCTGAAGTTAACAAACTACTACACAATCCATTGGTACATTCTGTGTTACCTGTATTTGATTATAAATTGAATGTGGCTGACAGTGCCGACTACATAAAGGCAACTCCTTTAGTTTCTACTGGTGAAGTTACAGGTGAAGGAGTTCGTGTTGCGGTACTTGATACGGGTATTGATTACACCCATCAAGCGTTTGGTGGCGCTGGCACAGTTGAAGCATATGAAGCGGCTGCAAGCAACCCTGCAGATACGCCGGCTTGGCCACAAGGCTTAGTATTAGGTGGATATGACTTTATCAACAACGATCCAGATCCAATTGATGCAGGTACTAACCACGGTACACACGTTTCTCATTCAGTAACAGGTATCGCACCAAACGTTGAATTATTTGTTTACTCCGTCTGTGCAGAAACTTGCCCTGGCTTGGCTCAACTTTTAGCGTTGGAATCTGCAATGGATCCCAATGGGGACGGTGATATTTCTGACAGAGTAGATGTTGTTAACATGTCACTAGGCGGAGACTTCGGCGATAATCGTGCAGGTGCGGTTCAAGAACTTATCGATAAAGCCGTGATGCTAGGTACTAACGTTGTTATCTCAGCAGGTAATGATGGCCCTACACCATTTATCGTTGGTGGTCCTAGTACAACAGATAATGCACTTTCTGTCGGTGCAATGGAGCACTCTGTCATTAAAGGTCAGCACATTTTAGCAACCTTGATGGGTGAAACCACTGAAGCAGGTGCGGCAGGTTTTAACCCTGAGGGCTTTGAAGAGTTTGAATTTAGTAGTGACACAACCCCGCTAGCATTTGTTGAGACTGAAAAGAACGACCGAGGAGATGCAACATCTATTGCTTGTGATCCTTTTGCTGACGACGTCGACTTTACGGGCAAAGCGGTCCTTGTAGACCGAGGCGGCTGTAACTTCACTCAAAAAGTGCTAAACGCCCAAGCGAAAGGCGCGAAGTTGGTGATGATCGCCAATAATGTCGAAGGTGGTGGTCCAACTGAACCGGGTGGCAGTGCTCCAGGTATTGAGATCCCGACAATTGGTTTGAGCTACAGTCAGGGTAAAGCACTTAAACAACAGTTACTAGCTGGAAACAATGTTGCCTATAATGTAAGTGCCACAATCATTCTAAAAGAAGGCATGATCGCGTCATTCACCTCTCGCGGCCCGTCTATCAGCGGAAGATTAAAACCTGAAATCACAGCACCGGGTGTTAGCATTATGACTGCACATCCAGGCCTTGGTGATGGACTTACTCCAGCAAGCGGAACTTCATTCTCTGGCCCTATTACAGCTGGTGCCATGAGTATGCTTAAAGAGGCACTGCCTAACCGTAATGGCTTTGAGCTAAAAGCAACATTAATGAATGCGGCTAACCTAGATGTTACCATGGAACCTCGCTCGCAAAACCCAAATGCAGCGCTTGCACCAATCAGCTTTATTGGTTCAGGTCTTGTAGATGTTGAAAAAGCGGCAAACCTTCCGGTTGCAGCATGGGCTGAAGATACGATGCAAGCGGCGCTATCATTTGGCTTGGTTTCACTATCTGAAACTTCATCTATCACCAAGCAGGTAGTCGTTAAAAATTTCTCGAATCAAGAACAGACCTATACATTGGCATATGAGCAGCGATTTGCTGACGACGCAGAGCGTGGTGCACTTAGTATGACCTTTCCTGAGTCGATCACCGTTCCTGCAGGACAAACCATTTCGTTTGACGTTACGGCAACTATAGATCCAACTAAACTGCCTGAGTGGACATTAACTTCTGCCAATATGGCATTCTTGGATGCAACACGCGACCTTACAACGTTAGAGCTTGATGGTGCATTGAACTTTATGTCTGGCGACGAAAAAGCGCTACACTTGGTTTATCATGTGCTACCAAAAGCTGCCGCTAACGCTAAAGTCATGCCTGTCGTTGATGACCAAGGTGCTAGACACGTATTAACCAATACAGGGGCTGCGACACTAGAGCCATTTTTTGCTCCAACTGTTGCAAAAGATGAAGTAGATGATAGCGAACGTTTAGATATAATTGGTGCTTCTGTAGAAACAACTTCAGTTCCAACTAGCGTTTGTGATACCGGTTACATGCTATTCACTACCATGGTCACTAATCAACCTATTATCCACACCTATCAAGGTGGATTTATGGCTGATTTCGATTTGCCAGCAGAAGGAGGGACATCGCCAGATGGCACTTATGATGTAACTGTTCAAAACGGCAAGCAAGAATGGTTTGGCGATTTCCTATCTGGTAGCGCTATCTCATTTACTCATGGTTATGGTTCAGGAAGCGGTTTTATTACTAATATTAATTTTGCATCAGGTAATAATTTCGTCACCATGAGCAGTTGTGCCGACGCATTTGGACTTACAGCAGAGCAGGTCGCAACTGGAGTGGAAGCCAAAATTCGCTTCCGCACGGAAGAAGAGACTTGGACGCCGATCCCATCAAATTCTCTAGACGAAATGTTCGCTGATAGTTTTATGATCAAAGCACCAGCAATGGAAGTAGCTACAACTGAAGCGGAAGGTTTAGCTATGCTCGTTGATAATGCTGGTAATGAAGTAACAGAGCTTGCTCCTGGTGAGTCAGCAAATCTAACTTTCTCCGACAATGATTTCATGATCCTATCAAGTAACGGGGCGGTGCCAGTTATTGTTTCTCCGTCAGAAGAGTCAACAAAAGCGCCAATCATTACCGCTGATCAGTCATTCTCAGTCGAGGAAAATACGGCGGTAGATACCGTTATTGGCCAGTTAGAGGTTGAATATGCATCTGACTTTGCGAACCCGGTTTCTGAGTTTATTGTTATTGCTTCTACTTCTTCAGCGATCACTGTTAATTCATCAGGACAGGTCATTGTCGCCAACAGCGAGCAACTGGACTTCGATGCTGGATTAGAAATCGTAGAGCTTGAAGTCGTGGCGACTGATACCGGAGGCAATGTGTCTGAACCTGCGAAAATTATGGTCGAGGTAACAAACTTAATGGATGAAGAGTCAGAACAGCCGACTCCAGATCCAACACCTACGCCTACACCATCAAAATCCTCAAGTGGTTCACTATTTTGGTTACTACTAGCTGCACCACTTGCGCTGCTACGTAGAAGAAAATAA
- a CDS encoding DUF1289 domain-containing protein: MSHSSCNLIQSPCIRKCCLDDKDVCLGCFRTLDEITSWTSYSEDEKLKVLAHCTRRKQQHAQKYNRN, encoded by the coding sequence ATGTCACACTCTAGTTGTAATTTAATCCAGTCCCCTTGCATCAGAAAGTGTTGTTTGGATGATAAAGATGTGTGCTTAGGCTGCTTTAGAACGTTGGACGAAATCACCAGCTGGACAAGTTACAGCGAAGATGAAAAGCTCAAAGTCTTAGCGCATTGCACGAGGCGCAAACAGCAACATGCTCAGAAATATAATAGGAATTGA
- a CDS encoding ABC transporter ATP-binding protein gives MNSVIQLNNIEKRFQTDEIATQALDGINLVVEPGEFVAITGPSGCGKSTLLSILGLIDEPSNGEYFISGNQAFNLSSDERAHIRANHIGFIFQAFNLISDLNVLENVMLPLTYIGGISQKEMEQKAKDALAMVGLENRINHFPSQLSGGQQQRAAVARALINSPDLILADEPTGNLDSNNAQQVLGLLSELHAAGKTICMVTHDIESTTYASRVISMLDGTILRDKKQLERASKVVGA, from the coding sequence ATGAACTCAGTCATTCAACTTAATAATATCGAAAAGCGGTTTCAGACGGACGAAATTGCAACTCAAGCGCTAGACGGCATTAATCTCGTAGTAGAGCCCGGCGAGTTTGTGGCTATCACTGGACCTTCAGGGTGCGGCAAGTCCACGTTACTATCAATTTTGGGCTTGATTGATGAGCCAAGTAACGGCGAATACTTTATTAGTGGTAACCAAGCATTTAATTTAAGCTCGGACGAGCGTGCTCATATTCGTGCTAATCATATCGGTTTTATTTTTCAGGCCTTTAACCTTATCAGTGATTTAAACGTGCTTGAAAATGTCATGTTACCGCTGACTTATATTGGCGGCATTAGCCAAAAAGAAATGGAGCAAAAAGCCAAAGACGCGCTGGCGATGGTGGGGTTAGAAAATCGCATCAATCATTTTCCTTCTCAGCTTTCAGGCGGTCAGCAGCAGCGCGCTGCAGTTGCAAGAGCCTTGATTAACTCCCCAGACCTCATCCTCGCCGATGAGCCGACCGGTAACTTGGACTCAAATAATGCTCAGCAAGTGCTAGGGTTATTAAGCGAGCTTCATGCTGCTGGCAAAACGATTTGTATGGTAACGCATGATATCGAATCTACGACTTACGCTAGCCGTGTTATCTCTATGCTAGATGGCACAATTTTAAGAGACAAAAAGCAGCTTGAGCGCGCAAGCAAAGTCGTTGGAGCTTAG
- a CDS encoding I78 family peptidase inhibitor has translation MVQDIDYSKSLQTIVGKVIRVYQSGDMLTQDHQPQRLNIELNDAQQVVRMWWG, from the coding sequence ATGGTGCAAGATATCGATTATTCAAAATCCCTACAAACAATTGTTGGTAAAGTAATTAGGGTGTACCAATCTGGAGATATGCTTACCCAAGATCATCAACCTCAGCGACTCAATATTGAGTTAAACGACGCGCAACAGGTCGTGCGTATGTGGTGGGGATAG
- a CDS encoding ABC transporter permease, with protein sequence MGLLLDFRYALRNIAKSMRFTLLMMFIMVGSLTISLIGFNYIYTVAFSHSQVGNDSPEIRIFKVRNPISMQNRFEYSMLPQLRELDEVKQLEEWLYIAPASVWVSDAERGNHYRGSYVGERFFQFLDIKPALGRFYTAEDFVGAAQNVVVISDYLWLHLFQGSKDVIGRTIVVDQKPYEIIGVMPKHNNFPIFSKLWLPLKGNNTAPADAIDIIYKMPNETTEAKLEQRLSLFFTDYAKQRVSQSALEVDKTVRVESMTLVEYNTDGEAVFIFTLFMAGIVLILLISSINIGNLLFAKIIERQKESAIRAAIGAKKLRVVQQHACEGLVYCVSSWVVALLLTDLGLRALNFFMNMMFGGKMPYWWYWQLNTITILVSLLLISLVFAIAVLLPAVKTANFNINDVLRDGTRGATGKQAGLMSKRLLSLQVTLVSFMLMASSTIGYVMYSMAGNIDGETLKGVYSTELQFQTESEFSSDKAVEMASALVVGMTLDPAFKEGRVYQREMELDVLTNEGEVYTDKIINIEAVSHLFKRELQSGRNFTAQDNTEAAPVVIISQSLAHALFGSEDVLGRSLMLRDAKWPSAKIVGIAVDEMSVVASDRRHEVYFSFRQYVPKENAMAVKFITELPPSQSYEAFYRVLGRLSSKLETSYIFDHYDNHRSMIGAFTSIIYVFLIVGGFALTLSLIGIYAMGLSNINKSSYEIGIRRALGSKDRQIMLLFIKKNLTHTVTGLTISALIFYILCYLAVDFFRGIVPFSVMFGAGSITLLLVFAAVCLALYIPVKRSIKVQPAVSLRME encoded by the coding sequence ATGGGATTACTTTTAGACTTTCGTTATGCACTGAGAAACATCGCAAAATCAATGCGTTTTACGCTATTGATGATGTTTATAATGGTTGGCAGTTTGACCATATCTTTGATTGGTTTTAACTATATTTATACGGTGGCATTTTCACATAGCCAAGTGGGTAATGACAGCCCAGAGATCAGGATCTTTAAGGTTCGTAACCCTATCAGCATGCAAAACCGGTTTGAATACAGCATGCTGCCACAACTACGAGAACTTGATGAAGTTAAACAACTTGAGGAGTGGCTTTATATTGCGCCAGCAAGTGTTTGGGTAAGTGATGCTGAGCGGGGCAATCATTATCGAGGCTCCTATGTTGGTGAGCGCTTTTTTCAGTTTCTGGATATTAAACCTGCGCTTGGGCGATTTTATACTGCTGAGGACTTTGTGGGAGCTGCCCAAAATGTGGTCGTGATTTCAGACTATCTCTGGCTGCATCTATTTCAAGGTAGTAAAGATGTCATAGGGCGCACAATTGTCGTTGACCAAAAGCCTTACGAGATAATCGGTGTGATGCCCAAACACAATAACTTCCCGATATTTTCTAAACTTTGGCTGCCACTTAAAGGCAATAACACAGCACCTGCTGATGCCATCGATATTATTTATAAGATGCCAAATGAGACGACAGAGGCAAAGCTTGAGCAGCGTTTAAGTTTATTCTTCACTGATTATGCAAAGCAACGCGTTAGTCAGTCAGCGCTTGAGGTGGATAAAACAGTTCGTGTTGAGTCTATGACCTTGGTGGAATACAACACCGACGGTGAAGCGGTATTTATATTTACTCTGTTTATGGCCGGTATCGTACTCATTTTGCTTATTTCCTCAATCAACATTGGTAACTTACTCTTTGCCAAAATCATCGAGAGACAAAAAGAGTCGGCTATTCGCGCCGCGATTGGTGCGAAAAAATTAAGGGTTGTTCAGCAGCATGCTTGTGAGGGTTTGGTTTACTGCGTTAGCAGTTGGGTCGTGGCGCTATTGCTAACGGATCTTGGTTTGCGAGCGCTGAACTTTTTTATGAATATGATGTTTGGTGGCAAAATGCCGTACTGGTGGTATTGGCAGCTAAATACAATCACCATCTTGGTGTCACTACTGCTGATAAGCTTGGTATTTGCTATTGCAGTGCTGTTACCTGCGGTGAAAACAGCTAACTTTAACATCAATGATGTACTGCGAGACGGCACACGAGGTGCAACCGGAAAACAAGCGGGATTGATGTCAAAACGCCTACTGTCTTTGCAGGTGACCTTAGTGAGCTTTATGCTGATGGCGTCGAGCACCATAGGCTATGTGATGTATTCTATGGCGGGAAATATTGACGGAGAGACCCTCAAAGGGGTGTACTCAACTGAGCTGCAATTTCAAACTGAAAGCGAGTTTTCGAGTGATAAAGCGGTCGAAATGGCAAGCGCATTGGTCGTGGGAATGACACTGGACCCTGCCTTTAAAGAAGGGCGCGTGTATCAACGTGAGATGGAGCTTGATGTGCTAACAAACGAGGGCGAAGTTTATACCGATAAAATCATAAATATTGAAGCTGTATCTCATCTTTTTAAGCGCGAACTGCAAAGCGGTAGGAACTTCACGGCACAAGACAACACAGAAGCGGCGCCCGTAGTGATCATTAGCCAGTCTCTCGCACACGCTCTGTTTGGCAGTGAGGATGTATTAGGGCGCTCACTGATGTTACGTGATGCAAAATGGCCAAGCGCTAAAATAGTTGGTATTGCAGTGGATGAGATGAGCGTTGTTGCCAGCGATCGTCGTCATGAAGTCTATTTTAGTTTTCGTCAATATGTGCCAAAGGAAAATGCAATGGCGGTTAAGTTCATTACTGAGTTGCCGCCAAGTCAAAGTTACGAAGCCTTCTATCGCGTGTTAGGTAGGCTCTCAAGCAAGCTCGAAACCAGCTATATTTTTGATCACTACGACAACCATCGCTCTATGATAGGGGCTTTCACCAGTATCATTTATGTGTTTTTGATTGTGGGTGGATTTGCCTTGACGCTTTCTTTAATTGGTATTTATGCCATGGGCCTGAGTAATATCAACAAATCTAGCTATGAAATAGGCATTCGCCGTGCGCTTGGCTCCAAAGATCGCCAGATCATGTTGTTATTTATCAAGAAAAATCTAACCCATACCGTTACTGGGCTGACTATTTCTGCATTAATTTTCTATATCTTGTGTTATCTTGCTGTAGACTTTTTCCGCGGTATTGTGCCGTTTAGTGTTATGTTTGGTGCGGGTAGTATCACTTTACTACTGGTATTTGCTGCGGTATGTCTTGCGCTTTATATCCCAGTGAAACGCAGCATAAAAGTCCAACCTGCGGTTAGCTTAAGAATGGAATAA
- a CDS encoding GNAT family N-acetyltransferase → MLEELRITRIWLDVFADNTRAQHIYQKLGYQQFDTIPYDNRILLLFEKHLH, encoded by the coding sequence GTGTTAGAAGAGTTGCGTATAACACGTATTTGGCTAGATGTTTTTGCAGATAATACGCGAGCGCAGCACATATACCAAAAGCTTGGATATCAGCAGTTCGATACGATACCTTACGACAATAGAATCCTGTTACTATTTGAAAAGCACTTACACTAA
- the adhP gene encoding alcohol dehydrogenase AdhP, which translates to MKAALVHQFKQPLDIQEIDKPELTQGSVIVEIAACGVCHTDLHACHGDWPVKPKLPLIPGHEGVGTVIAKADDVKHLAVGDRVGVPWLHSACGHCEHCLKGNENLCPEQLNSGYSVDGGYAQYCKADANYVVKIPEGLSFVDSAPLFCAGVTTYKALKVSKAKPGEWVAIIGVGGLGHLAVQYAKAMGLNVVAVDTGESKLALAKDLGADLCIDFKHSDPAELMQNKLGGVQAVVCTAVSKPAFTTSFNSVKRGGTCVLVGLPPEEMPIPIFDTVLKGISVVGSIVGTRQDLTECLQFAAEGKVKAIIETKPLEQINDIFDDMLNSDINGRIVLTFD; encoded by the coding sequence ATGAAAGCAGCGTTAGTGCACCAATTTAAGCAACCGTTAGACATTCAAGAAATTGATAAACCGGAACTCACTCAAGGGTCGGTAATCGTTGAAATAGCAGCCTGTGGTGTTTGTCACACCGATTTACACGCTTGTCATGGTGATTGGCCTGTTAAACCTAAATTGCCACTAATCCCCGGTCACGAAGGTGTTGGTACAGTTATAGCAAAAGCTGACGATGTTAAACATCTGGCCGTTGGAGATAGAGTTGGTGTACCTTGGCTACATAGCGCCTGTGGTCATTGTGAACACTGTCTAAAAGGCAACGAAAACTTATGTCCAGAGCAGTTAAATAGTGGCTATTCCGTCGACGGCGGTTACGCGCAGTACTGTAAAGCCGATGCTAACTACGTGGTAAAAATCCCTGAAGGCTTGTCATTTGTCGATTCCGCACCTCTATTCTGTGCGGGCGTCACCACCTACAAAGCACTAAAAGTATCAAAAGCCAAACCCGGTGAATGGGTTGCCATTATTGGTGTAGGTGGCCTTGGTCACTTAGCAGTTCAATACGCCAAAGCAATGGGCCTGAACGTGGTTGCGGTTGACACTGGCGAATCAAAGTTAGCGCTGGCAAAAGATCTTGGCGCCGATTTATGTATCGACTTTAAGCACAGCGATCCCGCAGAGTTGATGCAAAATAAGCTAGGGGGCGTCCAAGCGGTAGTTTGTACCGCGGTCTCGAAGCCTGCCTTTACGACATCGTTTAACAGCGTGAAGCGGGGTGGTACTTGCGTGCTCGTTGGCTTACCACCTGAAGAAATGCCTATTCCTATATTTGATACCGTTCTTAAAGGTATTAGTGTTGTTGGCAGCATAGTTGGTACTCGTCAAGATCTCACTGAATGCTTGCAGTTTGCCGCTGAGGGCAAGGTAAAGGCCATTATTGAAACCAAACCACTTGAGCAAATCAACGATATATTTGACGATATGCTCAATAGCGACATTAACGGCAGGATCGTACTTACCTTCGACTAG